Below is a window of candidate division WOR-3 bacterium DNA.
GCAACCTTGCGCAGGTCTAGCGCAACCGCACCAGCCTTGTTCGCCACAAGCGTCTGCCGCTGGACCGACCGGCCGGCAACATCAAAGACAGTCACCGTCACCGGCCCGGCCTTGGGCAGGCTGTAGCGCACCATTGCCCAGCCACCAGCAAGCGGGTTGGGCGAGACCCTGAACGTTGAACGATGTGCACTGAGTCCAGCCTGCACCCCAGAACGGCTGGCCACGAATGGTAGGCCGTATGGAGTCGTGCCTTCAACATAGCGCCACAGTTCGTAGCACTTGTTGCCCTTCAGGGCAAAGAACGCTCCGCCACCATAGGCTACTAGGTCACCACCTGCCTTCACCCGCTTCTTCTTGGCCGTGCTGCCGTTACCAGGCACGGTGTCAAGCTGATGCCAGGTGTCTGGACCAGGGAAGTACTTGAAGAAGCCTTGCGTGTTGCCGCCTTTGAGCGCATACAGGTTGCTCC
It encodes the following:
- a CDS encoding T9SS type A sorting domain-containing protein → SNLYALKGGNTQGFFKYFPGPDTWHQLDTVPGNGSTAKKKRVKAGGDLVAYGGGAFFALKGNKCYELWRYVEGTTPYGLPFVASRSGVQAGLSAHRSTFRVSPNPLAGGWAMVRYSLPKAGPVTVTVFDVAGRSVQRQTLVANKAGAVALDLRKVASGIYLVRLDASGYSQTQKLVVQR